Proteins encoded within one genomic window of Anopheles gambiae chromosome 3, idAnoGambNW_F1_1, whole genome shotgun sequence:
- the LOC4578373 gene encoding cuticle protein-like, with amino-acid sequence MTVYPHCRHQLAFVRPIHNSSQVFCNMYSKIIVVLALVAAVSAQSHYGHQQHYQPQHYHHEEEHHGPVHYEYNYDVHDDHTGDVHGQKEARKDDSTQGEYYLIDADGHKRTVTYHVEGKSGFIAEVHREPIKGYQAPQPQHHQYQPQYHHQAPAHHKY; translated from the exons ATGACAGTTTACCCACATTGTAGGCATCAGTTAGCATTTGTTCGCCCCATACACAACAGCTCCCAAGTATTTTGCAACATGTATTCCAAG ATCATTGTTGTTCTGGCCCTTGTCGCCGCCGTCAGTGCTCAAAGCCACTACGGACATCAACAACACTACCAGCCCCAACACTACCATCACGAAGAGGAGCATCACGGACCAGTGCACTACGAATATAACTACGATGTGCATGATGACCATACCGGTGATGTTCACGGCCAGAAGGAGGCTCGTAAGGACGACTCTACTCAGGGCGAGTACTACCTGATCGATGCCGATGGCCACAAGCGTACCGTCACGTACCACGTTGAGGGTAAGAGCGGATTCATCGCGGAGGTTCACCGTGAGCCGATCAAGGGATACCAGGCACCGCAGCCACAGCACCACCAATATCAGCCGCAATACCATCATCAGGCTCCGGCTCACCACAAATACTAG
- the LOC1279524 gene encoding cuticle protein 7, with product MAFKLCVILAIMGVANAVLLPTLVKKVEVEAPAEYQFSYSVHDDHTGDIKSQQEERHGDDVKGQYTLIDADGHRRVVDYTADEHNGFNAVVRREPLEGHKLVKTVVPVHKVAVPVAHYVAPALKVAVPVAKYAVPVAKVLAPAHVATVSFSAPSLTYHY from the exons ATGGCGTTCAAA CTTTGCGTTATTTTGGCCATCATGGGTGTTGCCAACGCGGTTCTACTGCCAACGCTGGTTAAGAAAGTGGAAGTGGAAGCACCGGCCGAGTACCAGTTCTCATACTCCGTACACGACGATCACACCGGAGACATCAAGAGCCAGCAGGAGGAACGTCACGGTGATGACGTCAAGGGACAGTACACTCTGATCGATGCCGATGGCCACCGTCGTGTGGTTGACTACACCGCCGATGAGCACAACGGATTCAACGCCGTCGTCCGCCGTGAGCCCCTGGAGGGACACAAGCTGGTAAAGACCGTCGTCCCAGTGCACAAAGTTGCTGTACCAGTAGCACACTATGTTGCCCCTGCTCTGAAGGTTGCGGTTCCTGTTGCCAAATATGCTGTCCCGGTTGCCAAGGTTCTGGCTCCGGCTCATGTAGCTACTGTGAGCTTCTCTGCACCAAGTCTTACCTACCACTACTAA
- the LOC4578374 gene encoding larval cuticle protein A2B has translation MYSKIIVVLALVAAVSAQSHYGHQQHYQPQHYHHEEEHHGPVHYEYHYDVHDDHTGDVHGQKEARKDDSTQGEYYLIDADGHKRTVTYHVEGKSGFIAEVHREPIKGYQAPQPQHHQYQPHHQVPSHYNYQH, from the exons ATGTATTCCAAG ATCATTGTTGTTCTGGCCCTTGTCGCCGCCGTCAGTGCTCAAAGCCACTACGGACATCAACAACACTACCAGCCCCAGCACTACCATCACGAAGAGGAACATCACGGACCAGTGCACTACGAGTATCACTACGATGTGCATGATGACCACACCGGTGATGTTCACGGCCAGAAGGAGGCTCGTAAGGACGACTCTACTCAGGGCGAGTACTACCTGATCGATGCCGATGGCCACAAGCGTACCGTCACGTACCACGTTGAGGGTAAGAGCGGATTCATCGCGGAGGTGCACCGTGAGCCGATCAAGGGATACCAGGCACCGCAGCCCCAGCATCATCAATATCAGCCCCACCATCAGGTTCCGTCTCACTACAACTATCAACATTAA
- the LOC4578438 gene encoding larval cuticle protein A2B, translating to MAFKYCIVFAVVAAASAAVLPVAVKHIEYADAPAEYQFEYSVHDDHTGDIKSQHEERHGDNVVGQYTLIDADGYRRVVEYTADEHNGFNAVVRREPVKTAIPVAKVVAPIAKVYAAPIPKVAVPVAKVAYPAYHY from the exons ATGGCATTCAAA TACTGCATCGTGTTCGCTGTTGTTGCCGCTGCCAGCGCTGCCGTACTTCCGGTGGCCGTGAAGCATATCGAATATGCGGATGCTCCGGCCGAGTACCAGTTCGAGTACTCCGTGCATGATGATCATACCGGAGACATCAAGAGCCAGCACGAGGAGCGTCACGGTGACAACGTCGTCGGACAGTACACTCTGATTGATGCTGATGGCTACCGCCGAGTGGTCGAATACACCGCCGATGAGCACAACGGATTCAACGCCGTCGTTCGCCGTGAGCCTGTGAAGACTGCTATCCCAGTCGCCAAGGTCGTTGCCCCCATTGCCAAGGTTTACGCTGCTCCTATCCCCAAGGTCGCTGTCCCGGTTGCCAAGGTTGCCTACCCTGCTTATCACTACTAG